In one window of Candidatus Thermoplasmatota archaeon DNA:
- a CDS encoding acetate--CoA ligase has translation MEPYAWMPPPSVVESANVTRFVRKLGLSSPEELLSRSREDPAWFWGAVEREIDVSWFRGYTKVLDVTRGKEWARWFVDGKLNLAHDCVDKHAARRPDARAVVWEGEDGAVRTWTYGELAAQTSRLADALSRSGVRQGDAVGVFLPMIPETIAALFAIAKIGAIFVPVFSGYGADAVAKRLSDCDAKALVTADGFYRKGAKVDMKRVADEAVAACPTVRRVVVVRRLGLDVPWTAGRDVTWEEATAGARADLPATPVDSEHPWMVIYTSGTTGRPKGSVHVHGGFLVKIAQEVLHQTDLRAGDVLFWFTDMGWIMGPWEAVGCLALGGTLFLYEGAPDHPSPDRLWAMIERHRITTLGISPTLVRALRKHGDAPVRAHDLSSLRILGSTGEPWNPEPWRWFFEVVGGSRCPIINLSGGTEVGACFLSPLPTTPLRPCSLGHPALGMDVDVVDDKGNPVPRGTVGELVCRKPWPGMTRGLWKDPDRYLEAYWSKIPGLWVHGDWASIDAEGNWYLHGRSDDTIKIAGKRLGPAEVESALVDTGKVAEAAAVGIPHETKGEALWCYAVLRAGVLATDEMRAELSAAVAAALGKSFRPDRILFVTQLPKTRNAKILRRAVRAAATGKDAGDLSSLENPKSLEEIRAAR, from the coding sequence ATGGAGCCCTACGCGTGGATGCCGCCGCCCTCGGTCGTCGAGTCGGCCAACGTCACGCGCTTTGTCCGGAAGCTCGGGCTCTCCTCGCCCGAGGAGCTGCTTTCGCGCTCGCGCGAGGATCCCGCCTGGTTCTGGGGCGCCGTCGAGCGGGAAATCGATGTTTCGTGGTTTCGTGGATATACGAAAGTCTTGGACGTGACGCGCGGCAAGGAGTGGGCCCGCTGGTTTGTGGACGGCAAGCTCAACCTCGCGCACGATTGCGTGGACAAGCACGCGGCGCGGCGGCCCGACGCCCGCGCCGTCGTCTGGGAGGGCGAGGACGGCGCGGTGCGGACGTGGACCTACGGCGAGCTTGCCGCGCAGACGAGCCGGCTCGCGGACGCGCTTTCCCGCTCGGGCGTGCGGCAGGGCGACGCCGTGGGCGTCTTCCTGCCGATGATCCCCGAGACGATCGCCGCGCTTTTTGCGATCGCGAAGATCGGCGCCATCTTCGTTCCCGTGTTCTCCGGCTACGGCGCCGACGCCGTCGCCAAGCGACTCTCCGACTGCGACGCAAAGGCGCTTGTCACGGCCGACGGGTTCTACCGCAAGGGCGCGAAGGTCGACATGAAACGAGTCGCCGACGAGGCGGTCGCGGCGTGCCCGACCGTGCGGCGGGTCGTCGTCGTGCGCCGCCTGGGTCTCGACGTTCCCTGGACGGCCGGGCGCGACGTGACGTGGGAAGAGGCGACTGCCGGCGCGCGCGCGGACCTGCCGGCGACGCCCGTCGACAGCGAGCACCCGTGGATGGTCATCTACACGAGCGGCACGACGGGGCGGCCCAAGGGAAGCGTGCACGTGCACGGCGGCTTTCTCGTGAAGATCGCGCAGGAGGTCCTCCACCAGACGGACCTTCGCGCAGGCGACGTGCTGTTCTGGTTCACCGACATGGGCTGGATCATGGGCCCGTGGGAGGCGGTCGGGTGCCTTGCGCTTGGCGGCACGCTTTTCCTCTACGAGGGCGCGCCCGACCACCCGAGCCCCGATCGGCTGTGGGCCATGATCGAGCGGCATCGGATCACGACGCTTGGCATCTCGCCCACGCTCGTGCGAGCGCTCCGGAAGCACGGCGACGCGCCGGTCCGCGCGCACGACCTCTCCTCGCTTCGGATCCTCGGCTCGACGGGCGAGCCGTGGAACCCGGAGCCGTGGCGGTGGTTCTTCGAGGTCGTGGGCGGCTCGCGCTGCCCGATCATCAATCTCTCGGGCGGGACCGAGGTCGGAGCCTGCTTCCTGTCGCCGCTTCCCACGACGCCGCTTCGCCCCTGCTCGCTTGGGCATCCCGCGCTTGGCATGGACGTCGACGTCGTGGACGACAAGGGCAATCCCGTGCCGCGCGGCACCGTCGGCGAGCTCGTCTGCCGCAAGCCGTGGCCCGGCATGACGCGGGGGCTCTGGAAGGATCCCGATCGGTACCTGGAGGCGTACTGGAGCAAGATTCCGGGCCTCTGGGTGCACGGCGACTGGGCCTCGATCGACGCCGAGGGCAACTGGTACCTGCACGGCCGAAGCGACGACACGATCAAGATCGCGGGCAAGCGCCTGGGCCCCGCCGAGGTCGAGAGCGCGCTTGTGGACACGGGCAAGGTGGCCGAGGCCGCCGCCGTTGGCATCCCGCACGAGACAAAGGGCGAGGCGCTGTGGTGCTACGCCGTGCTGCGCGCGGGCGTGCTCGCCACCGACGAGATGCGCGCGGAGCTTTCCGCCGCCGTCGCCGCGGCGCTTGGCAAGAGTTTCCGGCCCGACCGCATCCTGTTCGTCACGCAGCTTCCAAAGACGCGGAACGCCAAGATCCTTCGCCGCGCCGTCCGCGCCGCAGCCACGGGCAAGGACGCGGGCGACCTCTCCTCGCTCGAAAACCCGAAGTCGTTGGAGGAGATTCGCGCCGCGCGCTAG